DNA from Salvelinus sp. IW2-2015 unplaced genomic scaffold, ASM291031v2 Un_scaffold2508, whole genome shotgun sequence:
CGACGAATGTACTCCTGTCAATCAAACACAGCCTCCATGATTGGATGAAATACAGGAAGTGACAAAACTGCCCAGCATGTAGGCCAATTAGAGTGCTTCTTGTCATTTAAAGACCTACCTGCTCACGGTcgctcctccttttctcctcctccgcCCTCCGGCGCTCATCGTCCTCTTTCCGCCGTCGTTCCATCTCCTCCATGcgcctcttctcctcctgctcGCGGCGGCGCTGCTCACGCTCCTGCTGCCTCCTCATCTCGCGCTCGCGTCGCTGTTGCTGTGAGGCACCAGGAGGGGGCAACAGAGAGAGAACCTCAGGGATACGACACACAGGGAGAGCTGAAATTCTAGTTGGGATTCCCTGTTCAAAGATATTATGAGATGTCACTGCTACTATGGCAATGATTTTCCATAGTAGCAGTGATCTGAATGATTTGAGGAAaacaagagaggatgggaagtcAAATACAGGCTTTGGTGAATTGATTAAGCGAGGAGCAGCTGTCTATAGATCTAAAAATATAGGACACCTTTTATCCTTGTAATGGCAGtcttctgtgacagcatgggctgCGTCATTGTGGGCTATCCAAGTTCGACCCTCTTTGGGGTGATCACAGTTTTGCTCTGTCCAATCGTGGCTGCAGGATCAACCTACACCCCGCCCATTTCTTCACAGACAGCAGAACTAGCCAATCGAGTTATTCAGAGCATGCAGCACCTCGCACTGTACTCACACCCTAAATTCTACATACAAGTTTTACTTTAAAATCAATGAATCAATGTTTATTAACTCTACCTCCTCCAGTCGCCTCCTCTGCTCCTTCTGTTGCTCAATGCGTTTCTGCCTCTCGGCCAGTAGTTGGCGCTTGTACTCCTCCTGCTCACGGAGCTGCTGCTCCTGCAGGAGCTGCTGTCGGCGCAGCGCCTCCGAGCGCTCCTTGTTCTCCTGCTGCAGCCGGATGAAGTCCTTACGCAGCGTCGACTCNNNNNNNNNNNNNNNNNNNNNNNNNNNNNNNNNNNNNNNNNNNNNNNNNNNNNNNNNNNNNNNNNNNNNNNNNNNNNNNNNNNNNNNNNNNNNNNNNNNNNNNNNNNNNNNNNNNNNNNNNNNNNNNNNNNNNNNNNNNNNNNNNNNNNNNNNNNNNNNNNNNNNNNNNNNNNNNNNNNNNNNNNNNNNNNNNNNNNNNNNNNNNNNNNNNNNNNNNNNNNNNNNNNNNNNNNNNNNNNNNNNNNNNNNNNNNNNNNNNNNNNNNNNNNNNNNNNNNNNNNNNNNNNNNNNNNNNNNNNNNNNNNNNNNNNNNNNNNNNNNNNNNNNNNNNNNNNNNNNNNNNNNNNNNNNNNNNNNNNNNNNNNNNNNNNNNNNNNNNNNNNNNNNNNNNNNNNNNNNNNNNNNNNNNNNNNNNNNNNNNNNNNNNNNNNNNNNNNNNNNNNNNNNNNNNNNNNNNNNNNNNNNNNNNNNNNNNNNNNNNNNNNNNNNNNNNNNNNNNNNNNNNNNNNNNNNNNNNNNNNNNNNNNNNNNNNNNNNNNNNNNNNNNNNNNNNNNNNNNNNNNNNNNNNNNNNNNNNNNNNNNNNNNNNNNNNNNNNNNNNNNNNNNNNNNNNNNNNNNNNNNNNNNNNNNNNNNNNNNNNNNNNNNNNNNNNNNNNNNNNNNNNNNNNNNNNNNNNNNNNNNNNNNNNNNNNNNNNNNNNNNNNNNNNNNNNNNNNNNNNNNNNNNNNNNNNNNNNNNNNNNNNNNNNNNNNNNNNNNNNNNNNNNNNNNNNNNNNNNNNNNNNNNNNNNNNNNNNNNNNNNNNNNNNNNNNNNNNNNNNNNNNNNNNNNNNNNNNNNNNNNNNNNNNNNNNNNNNNNNNNNNNNNNNNNNNNNNNNNNNNNNNNNNNNNNNNNNNNNNNNNNNNNNNNNNNNNNNNNNNNNNNNNNNNNNNNNNNNNNNNNNNNNNNNNNNNNNNNNNNNNNNNNNNNNNNNNNNNNNNNNNNNNNNNNNNNNNNNNNNNNNNNNNNNNNNNNNNNNNNNNNNNNNNNNNNNNNNNNNNNNNNNNNNNNNNNNNNNNNNNNNNNNNNNNNNNNNNNNNNNNNNNNNNNNNNNNNNNNNNNNNNNNNNNNNNNNNNNNNNNNNNNNNNNNNNNNNNNNNNNNNNNNNNNNNNNNNNNNNNNNNNNNNNNNNNNNNNNNNNNNNNNNNNNNNNNNNNNNNNNNNNNNNNNNNNNNNNNNNNNNNNNNNNNNNNNNNNNNNNNNNNNNNNNNNNNNNNNNNNNNNNNNNNNNNNNNNNNNNNNNNNNNNNNNNNNNNNNNNNNNNNNNNNNNNNNNNNNNNNNNNNNNNNNNNNNNNNNNNNNNNNNNNNNNNNNNNNNNNNNNNNNNNNNNNNNNNNNNNNNNNNNNNNNNNNNNNNNNNNNNNNNNNNNNNNNNNNNNNNNNNNNNNNNNNNNNNNNNNNNNNNNNNNNNNNNNNNNNNNNNNNNNNNNNNNNNNNNNNNNNNNNNNNNNNNNNNNNNNNNNNNNNNNNNNNNNNNNNNNNNNNNNNNNNNNNNNNNNNNNNNNNNNNNNNNNNNNNNNNNNNNNNNNNNNNNNNNNNNNNNNNNNNNNNNNNNNNNNNNNNNNNNNNNNNNNNNNNNNNNNNNNNNNNNNNNNNNNNNNNNNNNNNNNNNNNNNNNNNNNNNNNNNNNNNNNNNNNNNNNNNNNNNNNNNNNNNNNNNNNNNNNNNNNNNNNNNNNNNNNNNNNNNNNNNNNNNNNNNNNNNNNNNNNNNNNNNNNNNNNNNNNNNNNNNNNNNNNNNNNNNNNNNNNNNNNNNNNNNNNNNNNNNNNNNNNNNNNNNNNNNNNNNNNNNNNNNNNNNNNNNNNNNNNNNNNNNNNNNNNNNNNNNNNNNNNNNNNNNNNNNNNNNNNNNNNNNNNNNNNNNNNNNNNNNNNNNNNNNNNNNNNNNNNNNNNNNNNNNNNNNNNNNNNNNNNNNNNNNNNNNNNNNNNNNNNNNNNNNNNNNNNNNNNNNNNNNNNNNNNNNNNNNNNNNNNNNNNNNNNNNNNNNNNNNNNNNNNNNNNNNNNNNNNNNNNNNNNNNNNNNNNNNNNNNNNNNNNNNNNNNNNNNNNNNNNNNNNNNNNNNNNNNNNNNNNNNNNNNNNNNNNNNNNNNNNNNNNNNNNNNNNNNNNNNNNNNNNNNNNNNNNNNNNNNNNNNNNNNNNNNNNNNNNNNNNNNNNNNNNNNNNNNNNNNNNNNNNNNNNNNNNNNNNNNNNNNNNNNNNNNNNNNNNNNNNNNNNNNNNNNNNNNNNNNNNNNNNNNNNNNNNNNNNNNNNNNNNNNNNNNNNNNNNNNNNNNNNNNNNNNNNNNNNNNNNNNNNNNNNNNNNNNNNNNNNNNNNNNNNNNNNNNNNNNNNNNNNNNNNNNNNNNNNNNNNNNNNNNNNNNNNNNNNNNNNNNNNNNNNNNNNNNNNNNNNNNNNNNNNNNNNNNNNNNNNNNNNNNNNNNNNNNNNNNNNNNNNNNNNNNNNNNNNNNNNNNNNNNNNNNNNNNNNNNNNNNNNNNNNNNNNNNNNNNNNNNNNNNNNNNNNNNNNNNNNNNNNNNNNNNNNNNNNNNNNNNNNNNNNNNNNNNNNNNNNNNNNNNNNNNNNNNNNNNNNNNNNNNNNNNNNNNNNNNNNNNNNNNNNNNNNNNNNNNNNNNNNNNNNNNNNNNNNNNNNNNNNNNNNNNNNNNNNNNNNNNNNNNNNNNNNNNNNNNNNNNNNNNNNNNNNNNNNNNNNNNNNNNNNNNNNNNNNNNNNNNNNNNNNNNNNNNNNNNNNNNNNNNNNNNNNNNNNNNNNNNNNNNNNNNNNNNNNNNNNNNNNNNNNNNNNNNNNNNNNNNNNNNNNNNNNNNNNNNNNNNNNNNNNNNNNNNNNNNNNNNNNNNNNNNNNNNNNNNNNNNNNNNNNNNNNNNNNNNNNNNNNNNNNNNNNNNNNNNNNNNNNNNNNNNNNNNNNNNNNNNNNNNNNNNNNNNNNNNNNNNNNNNNNNNNNNNNNNNNNNNNNNNNNNNNNNNNNNNNNNNNNNNNNNNNNNNNNNNNNNNNNNNNNNNNNNNNNNNNNNNNNNNNNNNNNNNNNNNNNNNNNNNNNNNNNNNNNNNNNNNNNNNNNNNNNNNNNNNNNNNNNNNNNNNNNNNNNNNNNNNNNNNNNNNNNNNNNNNNNNNNNNNNNNNNNNNNNNNNNNNNNNNNNNNNNNNNNNNNNNNNNNNNNNNNNNNNNNNNNNNNNNNNNNNNNNNNNNNNNNNNNNNNNNNNNNNNNNNNNNNNNNNNNNNNNNNNNNNNNNNNNNNNNNNNNNNNNNNNNNNNNNNNNNNNNNNNNNNNNNNNNNNNNNNNNNNNNNNNNNNNNNNNNNNNNNNNNNNNNNNNNNNNNNNNNNNNNNNNNNNNNNNNNNNNNNNNNNNNNNNNNNNNNNNNNNNNNNNNNNNNNNNNNNNNNNNNNNNNNNNNNNNNNNNNNNNNNNNNNNNNNNNNNNNNNNNNNNNNNNNNNNNNNNNNNNNNNNNNNNNNNNNNNNNNNNNNNNNNNNNNNNNNNNNNNNNNNNNNNNNNNNNNNNNNNNNNNNNNNNNNNNNNNNNNNNNNNNNNNNNNNNNNNNNNNNNNNNNNNNNNNNNNNNNNNNNNNNNNNNNNNNNNNNNNNNNNNNNNNNNNNNNNNNNNNNNNNNNNNNNNNNNNNNNNNNNNNNNNNNNNNNNNNNNNNNNNNNNNNNNNNNNNNNNNNNNNNNNNNNNNNNNNNNNNNNNNNNNNNNNNNNNNNNNNNNNNNNNNNNNNNNNNNNNNNNNNNNNNNNNNNNNNNNNNNNNNNNNNNNNNNNNNNNNNNNNNNNNNNNNNNNNNNNNNNNNNNNNNNNNNNNNNNNNNNNNNNNNNNNNNNNNNNNNNNNNNNNNNNNNNNNNNNNNNNNNNNNNNNNNNNNNNNNNNNNNNNNNNNNNNNNNNNNNNNNNNNNNNNNNNNNNNNNNNNNNNNNNNNNNNNNNNNNNNNNNNNNNNNNNNNNNNNNNNNNNNNNNNNNNNNNNAACTGTGTACATCAACATGTAACACTAAGACATTACCTAggctctccctcttgctctccagcatcctcctcttcctcctcactcccGCTGTACTcatattcagtctcatctgaagaaCAAGACGTGGACAGTGTGGCAAGATGTAGAAACATGGGCTATTCAGTGTAAATGTAAAGCACACGAAGGcccaatgcagatgtttttatctcaacatcaaatcatttctgggtaacaattaagtaccttacagtgattattttcaattaaaatggtcgaaaatacacaaaaatagcttcttatcaAAGAGAAAATTCTCAAGGTAGAATTTTGCTAGAAgtatctgggagtggtctgagtggggaaaaTGTGCTGTtcttggcagagaggtttggaactctctcaTTGGCCTATTAACTAATTCACCRCCTGGTGatttcaccaggtaggcaaaagctccatcccaccaaaacaggcagaaatttctggcggtcttttcaaacagctcttacactaatagggcattatcatcatattCACAGTATTACTTTAAGACTCTGTGATTAAACAGGGAGAGGCAGACTCacctttctcccccctcttcttcttGGTGCGGTCAATGTGGTCTTTGAGATGGATGCGGACCTGCCTCTCGTTGGGCTGGTCTCTGATGAACGGGTGCTTGAGCAGCTGCTCGGTGGGGGGGCGCTGGTTGTAGTTCTTCACCAGGGAGCCCTCGATGAAGCTGCAAAACTTCTTAGACCtgaaagaggaagggggaggggggtgtagaGGGGGCGGGAGAAAGAGACAGTGGTCAAGACAGATGCCGCTAATGAGATAGGCTACATGCTTACTGGTGGTAATACGCAACTTTTTGGGCCTTTTTGTCTGACATAAAATAAATCCATCTTCCACAACCCACTGACAAGACAACAAATGACAGACTGAAACTAAACCAACCGTCAAAAGAGCCTGAGAAGCTACAAGTCTGAAATAGGAAGATCCTGTTTTATCCATTTAGACAGAAATCCAGTGAGCCTTTCATAACTTATATACAATGAATATTCTGAGAAAAACCCGTCTCAGAAGAAAAGCGGTCATAATAGTAAATACACCGCTGCCAGCGAAAAGTCTCAGAGGGTTGAGTTTCCCCCTGAACGWGGGCTGAGGAGCCTCGCCGTGAGCCAACAGGCCTTCCTCACATGTGCCACAGCTGTTCAGAGAGGRRgaggagggaggagagcgagagaggagacctCTAACCCCAGCTGACAGAATCTTGGTAACTTACCACTTCTTGGACTTGAGTCGCGGGGGAGGGTTCCTTGGGATGAGGAAGAGTGCTCGCATCGGATGCANCCCAGCTGACAGAATCTTGGTAACTTACCACTTCTTGGACTTGAGTCGCGGGGGAGGGTTCCTTGGGATGAGGAAGAGTGCTCGCATCGGATGCATGTCGCACAGTGCTggaagtgaacacacacacacaccagaggggaTCAGTATAAACATGACAGGGAGAAAAGCAAAGACCAAGGGCAGAAGGAACCAATAGAGCTGCCATCTAAAAGAGACGATAGAGGTGTGACCTGGGGATAGGCAGGTACTTACGAGGAGCTCCTTCGGCCATTTCAATGGCAGTGATTCCAGTTGACCACAAGTCACTCTGGAAGAGGAGACACAGTGAGAGAGGCATCAGACATAGCAACACCCTCACTACATCAGACACTGAAGCGCAACATACTCTACCAAGCAGACTCTTGCATTCTACCCCACATCATAGCAGTTGCTAAAGTTACCAGTAGCTACAGATGTCAAGGAGGACATAAGTGGCAGGTTCAAATCATGGCTAAAACGTCGGAGTACTGTGTGGAAGAGGRCGAGGGTCTTACTCTGTAGTCGTAGGTGGCCTCAGGGTTCTCGTCACAGGCGATGACCTCGGGAGCCATCCAATAGGGAGTCCCGATGAATGTGTTCCTCCTCCCCACCGTCCGGTCCAACTGGGCGCTCACGCCAAAGTCCACTGCAAGACAACCAATCAGAAGTTGAAACTAGTTATATACAACTGCATTGCAGTAAACATCTAGACTAGGTGACTGGCTAAAATAGCCGTGATTTTGGAATCCCAAGGGTTAGCCCAAACAGGGTTGTTGTCCGTAACGTACAAAACATATTGTCACCCACCAAGCTTGACCTCGGCGTTCTCTGTGAGCAGGACGTTCTGTCCCTTGATGTCACGGTGGATGACGTGGTGGGCGTGCAGGTGGGCCAGTccctgaagaagaggaggagagggaggtgtgtagACGTGAGACCACATGTCTAAGACCAGAGCATTGAAGTAGCGGAGGGTAAAGACTTTCTATTAACATATTATTACACAATGAACAAGGAGACTGAAGATAGAAGGTGAAAGgaaagaggggatggagggggccGGAGGACAGGCTCACCCGGAGGATTTCTCTGGAGATGTAGGCGATCCAGTCCTCCTTGAGCTGGTTGCCTTTAGTGTTCTTCACCAGGTCTGTGATGGAGCCCGCCCCACAGAACTCCATCACCAGCTACAGGACACACACAATACTCAGTCAGACGCCTACATAAGCACTTCTAAGGCTAAATGAGAGTCAAAACAGTAGAAGACTTAGGGATATTGCTCTGATTCATGCTGCTGCAGATTTACCAGTTCTGATTATTCAGCCATTGGGAAACACTCCTGCTAGATACTCACCCACAGTTGGTCATCATGCCCCGGGGGACTCTTCTTGATAAAAGCACCGTAGTACGTGGCAATGTTTCTGTGATGGGAGTACTTCTTGAGCATATTGATCTCCAGTTTgatttcctcctcctcatcctacaggcacacagacaccatTAGTCATTAGATAAAGAGAGAAGGCCGGGGGAGGAAGACGTCATAGGAAAATCACTATCGTGTGTGGATGGTTACAGATGTATAATAGTCAATCATTTCCCACATTCCACAAAGGTCAAGTCTCGCGGGGGTTGATAAGTGCCTTTGTAGGGGGGTATTAAACCCTCATTCATCCACGGCCCGTAAACAATGTGACATCTCGGCTACGCAGTACACACACTGCTCTAACGACTTCTTTGTTTGGgtattaatgatgtgtgtgtatctcattgtgtgtgtgtgggggggggggggggtccatggCAGACAGAATCCATTATACTATCTGTAACCTATCTCTAAGACTTAGGGGTGTGAATTAAACTAAATTGAGATCCTTAACATTAAGAAAAATCCCAAACAGAAACATTTTCCTTMCACAAAATTAAAAAACACAGTGCAGTTAAATATTATTTTCCGTGTTATAGCATAACTAGACTATAGGCTATAAAGTCCTGGGGAAAGTTGTGTAATTTAACTAAAACCAGAGGGGAAGAGGCGAACTTTAGACTACTTTGGTGAATTTGCGAATCAAGGAAGACAAGACATTGCGAGAGACAGATTCCCAAGACATATGAGCCCGGTTCTGCCggccccctccaccctctccctggctcgcctgctctttctcttctctaaTGATGCGAGTGTGTACCGCATTCCATTGTGAGACACTGCTTTTGATTGCCGatagataggcctagtgcacggttctgactgtctgcctggtggccgacCTACCTATAATGtgccccactcctctctctccatccctcactatGAAAGATGCGAGTGTTCTTCTCGGAATTACGGCGACTAATCAGTCTCCTCAATTCaaaaaaaatactgaatcttaggagtcAATCTTGACATGGGAGTCGACGTGCAAGGTGTCAAGGAATCAATTAATTTGGAGTCGACTACCCAACATCACGTCATCAACggttggaaaaatggcagagaaaggcaagcgacagcagCTAAGccctgtatggcaatactttgaKaagttaaatgagaaggaaatgcaaactttgcaAGGTGGAAGgaagtacaggtgcaatgcttaaccatctggAAAGGGACTAACCATGAGACCCAAACCGTTGCTGGCAGTAGCACAGCAGCATTGTTAATTGACTtggaaattgttatttttttcatattgtttttacagaaaaGCGATTTTATTTAAACGCTCAAATttatttcatttgtcacatccctaataCGACTGTACATGTATATATCAAATCTCCTCAGCTAAACAACTGGAATTCCATTAGAGCCCATGCCTACACATTTATTTCCAATTACAGGAGataagcattttaaaaatctggcTTTTCAGCAGAAGAATATGATTTCAGTGTGATATCCCCATACACCCCCTCAAATCACTGGGGTTTTACACATCCAAAACCCATACACCCACACAAAAAcatcctccctcccccacctcacATGAAAACCGTGAGGAAAACAACAAAAGGTCACCCCACCATTAGCTTAATCTCTTCCTTTGCAACAACTTGACAATGATTAACAGTGACAGTAACTGACACACCGCGAGTGTTAAACCCCTTGTCTTACAGAAAGCCCTGGTGGAAAGGAGGAGCCTGAACGATGGGGACATTAGTGAAGAGCGATGCAGTTACTGTGACGGTGGTGGTGTGTTTAAAGATGGACGTAGGTACACGCACACAGTTCTCTTCCACCAGACCCTTCCAGTGCCAGCAAGTAGAGGCTGTCTGTTGGCTGTGCAGGCAGCCKTATTGCTGCATTCCCTCTCGTTTGCTCCCCCTCTAGCCCTCCCTCTTTCCCATCTTTCCTGCAGCTGTTTGTGAACAGGCGGCTGGCTGAGCATTCCTGACAATCACTGGGACAAAAACGAGGGGGGATTCacttttgggtatgtcattttccATTTAGACAGAAATGATCATTCAATTATCATTATCATTCAAGCGGTTAACGCAGCACCATGTAGGTCAAAGGTTAAAACAATACACAGCATGGCCAGGCataattattttacctttatttaactaggcaagtccgttaagaacaaattcttattttcaatgacggcctagggacagtgggttaactgccttRTTCAGGGTTAGAACGATAGATTTATACCTTGTTAGCTAggggattcgattttgcaacctttcggttactagtccaacgctctaactcctaggctacctgccgccccggcaGTTGCTTAGtgggagagcagagcaggctAATAGTACAGCCCAGGACTGCCatgcccacctctccctctctcagcaacAGTAACAGTTTGTCAGGACAACAGAGAGCTGCTGTTGAGATAACAGGTGCTCTTCTACCTGGCAGGGTGAAGCAAGAGTCATTCATAGCCTATAGTGGTGAAATCTCTACATATATCCCTCATATCATAGACTAGAGGCTATATCAGGACAGGTGTATGACCACGTAACCGGGGGKTGGagtgggtcgtcactagttaccacagacaAAGTAACAAaccacctatttctacaatttctcttcttaatttttaagcctaaccttaaccacaaagctaaccttatgcctaaccttaaattaagaccaaaaaactcatttttgttttcatgcctTTTAACGATATACCTTTTTGGTTTTGTGGCTggggtaactagtggaaaccaggTGAGACATGCCCTATGACACCCATGGCAGGAAACGGTTAGGCAACACATCATCAGAGCCTTAATCATGACAGTCAGCAGGGAGTGGCAGGCAGGGGGGCAAGTCAGGGCATAAGAACAGAGAAACTGGTCTAGAACCAGAATGACCACATTGGCATGCAACGGAATTGAGAATTTTACTTAGGCAATTTTTAAGAGTAAACGTTATGTTAAACGACATGGGCCACATGGCCTATACTGCAAAGGCTATATCATAAAACTAACCACAAGTCCcttgggatggggggggggggtctcattagggtatgtgtgtgtgggtggtccagCTAGTTCCATATTCACTGGGAGGTCCTATTTCAGTAGATAAAAGCAGAATGCCACAGAAAGCGCAAAGGGCtgccctcctgcctgcctgcctcaaaATGACGTAATTTAGCCATAAAACATCCTGCTGGCTTTAGCTGTAATGATCTCTGCTTATTATACTGAGATTTACGAGCGGCTGATTACGGAGAAGTCAAAGTTCTTCCTGAAATGTAGACAGGACCTCAAAGAATTTCCATGTAGACTAGCATATTCTAAATGAGGAGTTGGCTAACTACAAGACCACTACACTACATGCTTGtcgaacacctcattccaaaatcacgggcgttaatatgaagttggtcccctcTTTCCTGCTACAACTGCcaccgctcttctgggaaggctttccactagatgttggaacattactgYggggacttgcttccattcacccacaagagcattagtgaggtgaggcactgatgttgggcgatcaggcctggctcgcagtcggcgttccaattcctcacaaaggttttcgatggggttgaggtcagggctctgtgcaggccagtcaatttcttccataCCGACCGACAAACCATTtccgtatggacctcgctttgtgcacggtggcattgtcatgctgaaacagggaagggcctcccccaaactgctgccacaaagttggaagcacagaatcgtcaagaatgtcattgcatgctgtagtgttaaggtTTCCCTTCACGGGAACTAAAGGACCTAACCGAACCATGATAAGcaggcccagaccattattcctcctccaccaaactttacagttagcactatgcattggggcaggtagcattctccttgcatctgggtttggcagattcgtccgttggaatgcaagacggtgaagcgtgattcatcactccagagaacacgtttccactgctccagagtccaatggcggcgagatttacaccactccagccgacgcttggcattgcgcatgataatcttatgcttgtgtgcagctgctcggccatggaaacacctttcccgaagctcccgacgaacagttcttgtgctgacgtttcttccagaggcagtttggaactcagtagtgagtgWtgcaaccgaggacagacgatttttacacgctatgcgcttcagctcTCCYGTTCTGTGAGTGCCCTACTGATTTGCGGctgtgccgttgttgctcctagacgcttccacttcacaataacagcacttacagttgaYcggggcagctctagcagggcagaaagttgacaaactgacttgttggaaaggtgacgtcctatgacggtgccacgttgaaagtcactgaggtcttcagtatggccaatctactgccaatttttgtctatggagattgcatggctgcgtgcttgattttatacactgtaatagccaaatccactgtgtccacatacttttgtatacatagtgtataTCGAAGGATAAAATACATCAAGAGCTTGTACTTCTCCCAATTAAAGGTATTTTTTTCTcacagaaataaaaatgtatattaattatattttttattaggcTAAGACACTTTCAAAACCATGGGTAAGGCCCTTTGCGTCAATCTCACTGTAATAACCCTGCAAAGCCACCTGACATTAGGCCATTTATCCTTTAATCTGAGGCCCAAATAAGACAATGGTCAGATGATCGGAAAGCCCTGGTTGACAAATAAACAGGCAGAGTGGGCAGTTTGAAATGTGAAAGGTCATCTCAGCTTCAGACTACATTGGTTCACCAATAGACCTGGCCATGTAACATCctctttgaacacacacacacacacacacacacacacacacacacggtgttcCAGTTAGTCTGGTTTACCTCTGTGACGTCCATGACCTTGATGGCGGCCAGCTGTCCAGTTTTGACATGTCTCCCCTGTAGAGacgaagagaaaaggagaagataGCAGGTCAGTCATCACGAGGTCAACCGAGGGTAACAGTAATACACTGATCAGCTGGGTTAGAGGRTTAATAAGTGTGTGTGYGCGCSACTTGAACTTGCAAAACATGCCTTCWTACAGTAAATCCCATSTTAGCTRTGTACWTAGTGGCCTACAGGTGACCAACCGTAAGAGTTCTTTCCATAGACAACCATCATCACTTTKATTCAGTCCACTGTGTACCGTCATGTGGCTGGTTAAGCCTAGCATAGACACAGAACAATCACTAGCATCCAMACAGACAGACATGGACTGGGGCTACGATGTCTGTGCTGAACAAACATTCCCAcagtcctcctctctcagcaCCAGTCACTCCTTACATAAACAGAGACAGAAATAGTMTCTTACYCTCYYTCAGTYTCAAACCCCTCAAAACAGATAAAAGCTGCTAATAATTATCCGGATAGAAACCAAAATGGGGATTTCCACTACTGTGGGGCTGCAGTGCGCATGATAGCGGCTAAAGCAGTATTGTTTTTGATGATAGAAGCAGCTGTGTATCTGAACAAGACGCGTATAAATGCGCACACACGACCGTCTCTGGACCATCTCCATCTAGACTATTTTGAATGAACATTCCACAATCAATTGAAAATATGCGGGGTTAATGACAAAAGCCAAGCAGCTTATTCTCTCCAGCTACGGATGAGACAAAAGCCTTCATTTCTTTACTCTC
Protein-coding regions in this window:
- the LOC112074135 gene encoding LOW QUALITY PROTEIN: mitogen-activated protein kinase kinase kinase kinase 4 (The sequence of the model RefSeq protein was modified relative to this genomic sequence to represent the inferred CDS: substituted 1 base at 1 genomic stop codon); this translates as MANDSPAKSLVEIDLASLRDPAGIFELVEVVGNGTYGQVYKGRHVKTGQLAAIKVMDVTEDEEEEIKLEINMLKKYSHHRNIATYYGAFIKKSPPGHDDQLWLVMEFCGAGSITDLVKNTKGNQLKEDWIAYISREILRGLAHLHAHHVIHRDIKGQNVLLTENAEVKLVDFGVSAQLDRTVGRRNTFIGTPYWMAPEVIACDENPEATYDYRSDLWSTGITAIEMAEGAPPLCDMHPMRALFLIPRNPPPRLKSKKWSKKFCSFIEGSLVKNYNQRPPTEQLLKHPFIRDQPNERQVRIHLKDHIDRTKKKRGEKDETEYEYSGSEEEEEDAGEQEGEPRXCLSVXXESTLRKDFIRLQQENKERSEALRRQQLLQEQQLREQEEYKRQLLAERQKRIEQQKEQRRRLEEQQRREREMRRQQEREQRRREQEEKRRMEEMERRRKEDDERRRAEEEKRRSDREQEYI